A genomic segment from Spinacia oleracea cultivar Varoflay chromosome 3, BTI_SOV_V1, whole genome shotgun sequence encodes:
- the LOC110805802 gene encoding pectin acetylesterase 10, with translation MMPKLGNLRLFLVKPMKIFWVLGVIIVLISWQKVDCFEGLNVTEMVAYDEQKYGWVLDNKPLMVGLTLISSAAAKGAVCLDGSLPGYHLHRGYGSGANSWLVQLEGGGWCDTIRNCVYRKKTRHGSSKYMEKFLAFPGLLSNKLSENPDFYNWNRVKIRYCDGGSFSGDSQNEKAQLYFRGQRIYSAAMEELKSLGMRYANQALLSGCSAGGVASILHCDEFRSLFPGHTRVKCLSDAGLFLDAIDVAGHRTMRKLFGSLVRLQGVGPHLPRSCTSRLNPIMCFFPHRLIADVKTPLFLVNAAYDAWQIQASLAPASSDPQGKWYACKLNNAHCSAPQMRFLQGFRRQMLGAITRFGKFRKNGYFINSCFAHGQTERQDTWRAPGSPHIGNKGIADAVGNWYFDRAETKIIDCPYPCDRTCHNLVFQHL, from the exons ATGATGCCTAAACTGGGAAATTTGAGGTTATTTTTAGTAAAACCCATGAAGATTTTCTGGGTTTTAGGTGTTATAATTGTGTTAATTTCATGGCAAAAAGTGGATTGTTTTGAGGGATTAAATGTGACAGAGATGGTTGCTTATGATGAGCAGAAGTATGGGTGGGTTCTTGATAATAAACCTCTTATGGTGGGTCTCACTCTCATTTCTTCTGCTGCTGCTAAAGGAGCTG TCTGCTTGGATGGATCATTACCGGGTTACCATCTCCACCGGGGATACGGATCAGGGGCAAACAGTTGGCTAGTTCAACTTGAG GGGGGAGGATGGTGTGATACAATCAGAAATTGTGTATATAGAAAGAAAACACGTCATGGTTCCTCAAAGTACATGGAGAAATTCTTAGCATTTCCGGGATTACTTAGCAATAAGCTTTCAGAAAATCCTG ATTTTTACAATTGGAACCGAGTGAAGATTCGTTATTGTGATGGCGGCTCATTCAGTGGGGACAGCCAAAATGAG AAAGCACAATTGTACTTTAGAGGACAGCGCATATATTCAGCTGCTATGGAAGAATTAAAGTCGCTAGGAATGAGGTATGCAAATCAG GCTCTACTCTCTGGATGTTCGGCTGGAGGTGTGGCATCGATTCTTCATTGTGATGAGTTCCGTTCATTGTTCCCAGGACATACAAGAGTCAAGTGCCTAAGTGATGCTGGGTTGTTCCTTGATGC AATTGACGTGGCGGGTCATCGCACTATGAGAAAATTATTCGGGAGTCTTGTTCGGTTGCAG GGTGTGGGTCCACACCTTCCTCGCAGCTGTACTAGTCGCCTAAATCCAATCATG TGCTTCTTCCCCCATCGTTTAATAGCAGATGTAAAGACGCCATTATTTCTCGTTAATGCAGCATATGATGCATGGCAG ATTCAGGCAAGTTTGGCTCCTGCATCTTCTGATCCTCAAGGAAAATGGTATGCTTGCAAGTTGAATAATGCACACTGCAGTGCTCCACAAATGCGATTTCTCCAAG GTTTTAGAAGACAGATGCTGGGTGCAATAACGCGCTTTGGCAAGTTCAGAAAGAACGGGTATTTCATTAATTCATGCTTCGCTCATGGCCAGACTGAGAGACAGGATACATGGCGTGCTCCCGGTTCACCTCATATCGGAAATAAA GGGATCGCAGACGCAGTCGGCAACTGGTATTTTGATCGAGCTGAGACCAAAATCATTGACTGCCCTTATCCTTGTGACAGAACTTGTCACAATTTGGTTTTTCAACATCTTTGA